The Streptomyces pactum genome contains a region encoding:
- a CDS encoding cell division protein SepF: MGSVRKASAWLGLVDDNDDERYYDDDYTEGTESGDAWVTDPRVKVASDVAEEKGRRIATVTPDSFRDARAIGELFRDGVPVIVNLTAMEGTDAKRVVDFAAGLIFGLRGSIERVSTRVFLLSPADTQVISGEPAAHRSDGFFNQS, encoded by the coding sequence ATGGGATCGGTACGCAAGGCGAGTGCGTGGCTCGGCCTCGTCGACGACAACGATGACGAGCGTTACTACGACGACGACTACACCGAGGGCACCGAGTCCGGGGACGCCTGGGTCACGGACCCGCGGGTGAAGGTGGCCTCGGACGTGGCCGAGGAGAAGGGCCGCCGCATCGCGACGGTCACCCCGGACAGCTTCCGGGACGCACGGGCCATCGGTGAGCTGTTCCGGGACGGGGTCCCGGTCATCGTGAACCTGACGGCCATGGAGGGCACCGACGCCAAGCGCGTGGTCGACTTCGCGGCCGGGCTGATCTTCGGCCTGCGCGGTTCGATCGAGCGGGTGTCCACCCGGGTGTTCCTGCTCAGCCCGGCCGACACCCAGGTCATCAGCGGCGAGCCCGCCGCGCACCGTTCCGACGGTTTCTTCAACCAGAGCTGA